One window from the genome of Flavobacterium agricola encodes:
- a CDS encoding saccharopine dehydrogenase family protein → MKQILVIGAGRSTSSLIKYLLDHASKNNYMVVIADMDIEMAKARANNHSSAKAVAFSIEDKELKKQLIQAADVVVSMLPASLHIKVAKTCLEFKKHLLTASYISDDLLKLNDEVKKAGLVFMNEIGLDPGLDHMSAMHIINKLREEGHKIVLFESFCGGLVAPESDTNLWNYKFTWNPRNVVIAGQGGAAKFIQEGRYKYIPYHKLFRRTEFINVEKFGKFEVYANRDSLKYREIYNLDSVLTLYRGTIRRVGFSRAWDMFVQLGMTDDSYILDASEKLSNRDFINLFLPFHPTDSVEIKLRHQLKIDQDDIMWEKLVELDLFNPNKIIGLKNATPAKMLEAILAEKWKLEPTDKDMVVMYHKIGYQTQQDDLKQIDSKLVVLGENQTFTAMAKTVGLPIAIAAVKVLQGIITQPGVQLPITKAVYQPILDELAQNGIVFTEHAVPYEGYE, encoded by the coding sequence ATGAAACAAATCCTTGTAATTGGTGCCGGGCGGTCAACCTCATCCTTAATAAAATATTTGCTCGATCACGCATCTAAAAATAATTATATGGTGGTAATTGCAGATATGGATATTGAAATGGCTAAAGCCCGTGCAAATAACCATTCTAGTGCAAAAGCAGTTGCTTTTTCTATCGAAGATAAAGAACTCAAAAAACAACTAATTCAAGCGGCTGATGTTGTTGTTTCAATGCTTCCTGCAAGTTTACATATAAAAGTTGCCAAAACTTGTTTAGAATTTAAAAAGCATTTATTAACAGCATCGTACATTTCTGACGATTTATTAAAATTGAATGATGAAGTAAAAAAAGCCGGCTTAGTTTTTATGAACGAAATTGGTTTAGATCCTGGTTTAGACCATATGAGCGCGATGCATATTATTAATAAACTGCGTGAAGAAGGTCATAAAATTGTTTTATTCGAATCTTTTTGTGGCGGTTTGGTAGCCCCAGAAAGTGATACCAATTTATGGAATTACAAATTTACTTGGAACCCAAGAAATGTTGTAATTGCAGGACAAGGCGGTGCTGCAAAGTTTATTCAGGAAGGCAGATATAAATACATTCCGTACCATAAACTTTTTAGACGAACAGAATTTATAAACGTAGAAAAATTTGGAAAGTTTGAAGTTTACGCCAACCGAGATTCTTTAAAATACAGAGAAATTTACAACTTAGATTCGGTTTTAACTTTATACCGTGGCACCATTCGCCGAGTTGGTTTTTCTCGTGCTTGGGATATGTTTGTGCAACTTGGCATGACTGACGATTCTTATATTTTAGATGCATCCGAGAAATTATCAAATCGAGATTTTATAAACTTATTTTTACCATTTCATCCAACAGATTCGGTTGAAATTAAACTCAGACATCAATTAAAAATTGATCAAGATGATATTATGTGGGAAAAATTAGTTGAATTAGATTTATTTAACCCCAACAAAATTATTGGCTTAAAAAACGCAACGCCAGCCAAAATGTTAGAAGCAATTTTAGCAGAAAAATGGAAGTTAGAACCTACGGATAAAGATATGGTTGTGATGTACCATAAAATTGGGTACCAAACCCAACAAGATGATTTAAAACAAATTGATAGTAAATTAGTTGTTTTAGGAGAAAATCAAACCTTTACAGCCATGGCAAAAACCGTTGGTTTGCCCATTGCTATTGCTGCCGTTAAAGTTTTGCAAGGCATTATTACCCAGCCAGGCGTACAATTACCTATAACAAAAGCTGTTTACCAACCAATTTTAGATGAATTGGCACAAAACGGCATTGTTTTTACCGAACATGCAGTACCTTACGAAGGTTATGAATAA
- a CDS encoding DUF423 domain-containing protein: MNKKIIVTACLFGALAIVLGAFGAHGLKKVLLPNELETFEVGVRYQFYQALFLLFVANLNAISERTKKYIAIFSAIGVVLFSGSIYLLATQSATAINFKFLGPITPIGGVFLIVSWVLLLVGALKSTQAKN; encoded by the coding sequence ATGAATAAAAAAATTATTGTTACAGCTTGCCTTTTTGGTGCGTTAGCTATTGTTCTTGGAGCTTTTGGTGCCCATGGATTAAAAAAGGTTTTGTTGCCAAATGAATTAGAAACTTTTGAGGTAGGGGTGCGCTATCAATTTTATCAAGCACTTTTTTTGCTTTTTGTAGCAAACCTTAATGCAATTTCAGAACGTACTAAAAAATATATCGCTATTTTTTCGGCAATTGGTGTTGTGCTTTTTTCAGGTTCTATTTATTTACTAGCAACGCAATCGGCTACTGCAATTAATTTTAAATTTTTAGGCCCAATTACACCAATTGGCGGTGTCTTCCTGATTGTTTCTTGGGTACTGCTATTGGTTGGTGCGCTCAAATCTACCCAGGCTAAAAATTAA
- the pckA gene encoding phosphoenolpyruvate carboxykinase (ATP) — protein sequence MNDIKSISLERYGIKNVAEVIYNPSYDYLYEQELSESLQGFEKGQLSELGAVNVMTGEFTGRSPKDKYIVLDDVTKDTIWWTSAKAANDNKPISNETWDALKKVATEELSGKKLYVVDAFCGANENTRLKVRFIMEVAWQAHFVKNMFIRPTEAELANFGEPDFVVINASKATFKDYKAHNLNSDVFIAFNLTEKVQLIGGTWYGGEMKKGLFAMMNYYLPLQGIASMHCSANKGKDGDVAVFFGLSGTGKTTLSTDPKRELIGDDEHGWDNEGVFNFEGGCYAKTIDLSKENEPDIFGAITKNALLENVTLDANGKIDFTDGSVTQNTRVSYPIEHIENIVKPVSKAGHANKVIFLTADAFGVMPPVSKLTPEQTKYYFLSGFTAKLAGTERGVTQPEPTFSACFGKAFLTLHPTKYGEELVKKMEEHQATAYMVNTGWNGTGKRISIKDTRAIIDRILDGSIEKAETTIVPIFNFEVPTALEGVDTNILDPRNTYADAKEWEVKATDLATRFIKNFEQYTDNESGKSLVAAGPQL from the coding sequence ATGAATGATATCAAGTCTATTTCATTAGAAAGATACGGAATTAAAAATGTGGCTGAGGTAATTTACAACCCGAGCTACGATTATTTGTACGAACAAGAATTAAGTGAAAGTTTACAAGGTTTTGAAAAAGGTCAACTTTCTGAACTTGGAGCTGTTAATGTTATGACAGGTGAATTTACAGGTCGTTCACCAAAAGATAAATACATAGTTTTAGATGATGTTACTAAAGATACTATTTGGTGGACATCTGCTAAGGCAGCGAATGATAACAAACCAATTTCTAACGAAACTTGGGATGCACTTAAAAAAGTTGCTACTGAAGAACTTTCTGGTAAAAAACTTTACGTAGTTGACGCTTTTTGTGGCGCTAACGAAAACACACGTTTAAAAGTGCGTTTTATTATGGAGGTTGCATGGCAAGCACATTTTGTAAAAAATATGTTTATTCGCCCAACAGAAGCTGAGTTAGCTAACTTTGGTGAGCCTGATTTCGTTGTAATTAACGCATCTAAAGCAACTTTTAAAGACTACAAAGCGCATAACTTAAATTCTGACGTATTCATTGCGTTTAACCTTACAGAAAAAGTTCAACTTATTGGAGGAACTTGGTACGGTGGTGAAATGAAAAAAGGTTTATTTGCTATGATGAACTATTATTTACCGTTACAAGGCATTGCATCTATGCACTGTTCTGCTAACAAAGGTAAAGATGGTGATGTAGCTGTTTTCTTTGGTTTATCAGGTACAGGTAAAACAACTTTATCTACAGATCCAAAACGTGAATTAATTGGTGACGATGAACACGGATGGGATAACGAAGGTGTTTTTAACTTTGAAGGCGGTTGTTACGCAAAAACAATTGATTTATCTAAAGAAAATGAACCAGACATTTTTGGTGCCATTACTAAAAATGCCTTGTTAGAAAACGTTACGTTAGATGCTAACGGAAAAATTGATTTTACTGACGGTTCTGTAACGCAAAACACGCGTGTTTCATACCCGATTGAACATATTGAAAATATTGTTAAGCCTGTTTCTAAAGCAGGACATGCAAATAAAGTTATTTTCTTAACGGCTGATGCATTTGGTGTAATGCCGCCGGTTTCTAAATTAACACCAGAGCAAACTAAATACTATTTCTTATCTGGATTTACTGCTAAATTAGCTGGTACAGAACGTGGAGTTACACAACCGGAGCCAACTTTTTCTGCATGTTTTGGTAAAGCGTTTTTAACGTTACACCCAACAAAGTACGGAGAAGAATTAGTTAAAAAAATGGAAGAACACCAAGCAACTGCTTACATGGTTAATACAGGTTGGAATGGTACTGGAAAACGTATTTCTATTAAAGATACACGTGCTATTATTGATAGAATTTTAGACGGTTCTATTGAAAAAGCTGAAACTACAATTGTTCCAATTTTTAATTTTGAAGTTCCAACAGCTTTAGAAGGAGTAGATACAAATATTCTAGATCCTAGAAATACGTACGCAGATGCTAAAGAATGGGAAGTAAAAGCTACTGATTTAGCTACAAGATTTATTAAAAACTTTGAGCAATACACAGATAACGAATCTGGTAAAAGTTTAGTAGCAGCTGGTCCGCAATTATAA
- a CDS encoding uroporphyrinogen-III synthase produces the protein MKVKTILVSQPEPKVENSPYFELSQRYKVKIDFRPFIHVEGVPAKEVRQQKIDLSAFTAIILTSKNAIDHFFRVAEEMRYKVPEDLKYFCQTEATALYLQKYVVYRKRKIYVGQKDFKDLAPLFKKYKDETFLLPASDQLNADIPPTLNALNLKWTPGTFFRTAMSDLSDLADVYYDVLAFFSPTGIKSLFKNFPDFKQNNTRIAVFGTTTQKEALENGLRVDIMAPSPETPSMTMALEKYIKEVNK, from the coding sequence ATGAAAGTGAAAACAATTTTGGTTTCTCAGCCGGAGCCTAAAGTAGAAAATTCACCTTATTTTGAGCTTTCGCAGCGCTATAAAGTAAAAATCGATTTTAGACCATTTATACATGTAGAGGGTGTACCTGCCAAGGAGGTAAGACAACAAAAAATTGATTTAAGTGCCTTTACGGCAATTATTTTAACAAGCAAAAATGCGATTGATCATTTTTTTAGGGTGGCAGAAGAAATGCGTTACAAAGTGCCAGAGGATTTAAAATATTTTTGCCAAACAGAAGCGACAGCGCTTTACCTTCAGAAATATGTTGTGTACAGAAAACGCAAAATTTATGTAGGCCAAAAAGATTTTAAAGATTTAGCTCCATTATTTAAAAAATACAAAGACGAAACGTTTTTGTTACCAGCTTCTGACCAATTAAATGCAGATATTCCCCCAACGTTAAATGCATTAAACTTAAAATGGACGCCTGGAACATTTTTTAGAACTGCAATGAGTGATTTATCAGACTTAGCAGATGTATATTATGATGTTTTAGCATTTTTTAGCCCAACTGGGATAAAATCATTATTTAAAAATTTTCCTGACTTTAAACAAAACAATACACGCATTGCTGTATTTGGAACAACAACACAAAAAGAAGCTCTTGAAAATGGATTACGCGTAGATATTATGGCACCATCGCCAGAAACTCCTTCCATGACAATGGCTCTTGAAAAATATATTAAAGAGGTAAATAAATAA